The following are from one region of the Bacteroidales bacterium genome:
- the trxA gene encoding thioredoxin: MKKVLLILIMTGMTYSMCTSQTNKQNNKNSKTNNKVKTIELTKADFLSKVMNYEANPTEWKYLGDKPAIIDFYASWCGPCKTIAPVLEELAAEYDGQIYIYKIDTEKERELAAAFDVRSIPTLLFIPMDEQPQLAQGAMPKSSFKNVIDEVLLKKKK, translated from the coding sequence ATGAAGAAAGTATTGTTAATATTAATCATGACAGGGATGACATATTCAATGTGTACCAGCCAGACAAATAAACAGAATAATAAAAACTCAAAAACAAACAATAAAGTGAAAACAATAGAATTGACAAAAGCGGATTTTTTAAGCAAGGTGATGAATTATGAAGCCAATCCGACTGAGTGGAAATATTTAGGAGATAAGCCGGCGATCATTGATTTTTATGCATCGTGGTGTGGTCCATGTAAAACAATTGCGCCTGTATTGGAAGAACTGGCCGCTGAATATGACGGGCAGATCTATATCTATAAGATAGATACGGAAAAAGAGCGGGAATTGGCTGCGGCATTTGATGTCCGTAGTATTCCGACATTATTGTTCATTCCGATGGATGAACAACCACAGTTGGCACAGGGTGCTATGCCCAAATCCTCATTTAAGAATGTAATCGATGAAGTATTGTTAAAGAAGAAAAAGTAA
- a CDS encoding winged helix DNA-binding protein, with protein METLCKIRDIYRAIAEFERRFEKKYRLCLNEGMLLCSISKEVMLSSGQIAMLLELTASNASKVIKSVEEKGLVERVIGKEDKRQMYFSLTPKGKELLSSITCNTVKVPDLLQPLIR; from the coding sequence ATGGAAACTTTATGTAAAATCAGGGATATTTACCGTGCGATAGCAGAGTTTGAAAGACGGTTTGAAAAAAAATACCGTTTATGCCTCAATGAAGGAATGTTATTATGCAGTATATCAAAAGAAGTGATGTTGTCTTCGGGACAAATAGCCATGCTTTTGGAACTTACGGCATCAAATGCTTCCAAAGTCATTAAGTCGGTTGAAGAAAAAGGGTTGGTTGAACGTGTGATCGGGAAGGAGGACAAACGACAGATGTATTTTTCCCTTACACCCAAAGGAAAAGAATTACTTTCTTCCATAACATGTAACACTGTTAAGGTTCCTGACCTTCTACAGCCATTAATCAGGTAA